The window GTCCCTTTCGCTTGAGATAAAATAACAATAGGGAAGCTGATACTAGAGCTAAAACTACACTTATTACCGCCTTGGTGCTTAGATTCCAGGGGGTTAAAACAATACCCAGGGCAGGTATTAGTGAGCTTTGAAACACCATTGCTCCAGTGATATTCCCCATGGCCAGGGTATCCTTTCCCTGGGAAATCCAAATAATACTGTTAAATTTCTCAGGAAGTTCAGTTGCTACTGGTGCAATTATCAGTGCAAGCACAAATCCAGGTACTCCAAAAATAAGAGAAAGCTTTTCAATTTCATTAACAAAAAACTTGGCACCAATAATGATTAAGCCTAGTGCTATAATCACCTGTAATATAATCTTTCTTAAGGAGGGATTGTTGGGACATTTTCTGTCAAATATGCAGGGATTAATCTTATGGGAACTGCCCACAGGCTCTCCACTATTAATAGTAATATATACGTAAATCAAATACATAAAAACTAATGTTCCCGCTATAACCATTTTTCCAATGTGAAATGGCAAAAAAGCTGCTAGGAGTGCCAGGGTATACAGGACTATAAAAAAGCTTAAATCCCTTTCCAAGATAATAGGATTAATGTTCATCCTGGGAAATCTTAAACGCTTTCTTCTATAAACCAACCCTGCAGCTCCAGTCATGAATAATGCCAATGTAGCCAGCATAAATGGCGCACCGAGTATAGCCCCAATACCTATTTCCTTTCCTACCTCCTCTGTACCAAAAAAAATAGCAATAATGGGAATCATGGTTTCTGGTAGAGCTGTTCCAACAGCAGCTAGAACACTGCCCACAGCACCCTCAGCAAGCCTTAGCTTCTTCCCCAGCCATTCTATTCCATTTGTAAATACTTCCGCTCCCAATAGAATTATTGCAAGGCTAAAAATTAAAATTCCAAAATCCTGAAGCATATACCCCACCTCATGTAATGATTAAGCTAAGTCCTGTATCTATCTAATGACCTAGCATTAAAACATTACATTCTATGCCATAGATGGAGAAAATATTAAAGTGTTTTTAATCCAAGGGGATCTCAACCATATGACCCTTATTA of the Desulfitibacter alkalitolerans DSM 16504 genome contains:
- a CDS encoding sodium:calcium antiporter is translated as MLQDFGILIFSLAIILLGAEVFTNGIEWLGKKLRLAEGAVGSVLAAVGTALPETMIPIIAIFFGTEEVGKEIGIGAILGAPFMLATLALFMTGAAGLVYRRKRLRFPRMNINPIILERDLSFFIVLYTLALLAAFLPFHIGKMVIAGTLVFMYLIYVYITINSGEPVGSSHKINPCIFDRKCPNNPSLRKIILQVIIALGLIIIGAKFFVNEIEKLSLIFGVPGFVLALIIAPVATELPEKFNSIIWISQGKDTLAMGNITGAMVFQSSLIPALGIVLTPWNLSTKAVISVVLALVSASLLLFYLKRKGHITVYILMFNGVFYLMFIYLVVNRIFF